Part of the Streptomyces sp. NBC_01460 genome, GTTCTTCGACGAACCGTCCGCTCGAGCGGCCGAAGCGCTGAGCCGGTTCCCGCTGGTCTGGGTCCGCGGGGGAAACGTCTTCGTCCTGCGCCACGCGCTCGCTCGCAGCGGCGCGGACCTCGCGCTGACCGACCTGCTGCGGCGCGACGCGATCGTCTATGCCGGTTACAGCGCCGGAGCATGTGTCCTCGCACCCGACCTGCACGGTCTGGAACGCTGCGACGACCCTCGAGCGGTCCTGGCGGCCTACGGCGCTCCCGCCCGCCGGGACGGCCTCGCCCTGCTCGACTACGTCGTGGTGCCGCACATCGACTCCCCCGGCCACCCCGAGAGCGAGGTTCTGGGTACGGTCGCCGAGCTCTACCGGGCCGCGGGGACACCTCATCAGCCCCTTCGTGACGGCCAGGCCATCGTCATCAACGGTGGGAGCACCGAGATCCACTGACGTCCCTCCCCTTCCGCCGAGCCGCGCCTGACCGGACCGCTTCTCCGGCGGCCGGACTGTCGGTGCCGGGTGCGAGACTTCCGGGCATGACCGAACCGGATCCGAAAGCGGAGCTCCTGCGTTACCTGCAGGACGGACGCGACGCCCTCCTGTGGAAGCTCGACGGACTCACGGAGTACGACGTGCGCCGCCCGCTGACCCCGACGGGCACGAATCTGCTGGGCCTGGTCAAGCATGTCGCCGGCGTCGAGCTCGGATACTTCGGCGACACGTTCGGGCGGCCCTTCTTCGGCGAGCGGCCACCGCCCTGGTGGTACACGGAGGACGCGGGGGCCAACGCGGACATGTGGGCCACGGCGGACGAGTCGCGGGAAGAGATCGTCGGCTTGTACCGCACGGCGTGGGAGCACTCCGACAGCACGATCGAGTCCCTGGCCCTCGACGCGGTCGGTCATGTCCCGTGGTGGCCGGAGGAGCGCGCGGAGGTGACCCTGCACCACATCCTGGTACGCGTGATCTCCGACACCCAGCGCCACGCGGGCCACGCCGACATCGTGCGGGAGCTCATCGACGGAACGGCCGGTCACTCGGAGGGCTCGGACAACCTGC contains:
- a CDS encoding DinB family protein, which codes for MTEPDPKAELLRYLQDGRDALLWKLDGLTEYDVRRPLTPTGTNLLGLVKHVAGVELGYFGDTFGRPFFGERPPPWWYTEDAGANADMWATADESREEIVGLYRTAWEHSDSTIESLALDAVGHVPWWPEERAEVTLHHILVRVISDTQRHAGHADIVRELIDGTAGHSEGSDNLPSEDQAWWANHRRRLERVAREAGSD
- a CDS encoding Type 1 glutamine amidotransferase-like domain-containing protein; translated protein: MRMYLSSFRTGDAPDRLLALLDEPARTSEVAVIVNALDALPGEERQAALEREIDALTALGLRPVELDLRAFFDEPSARAAEALSRFPLVWVRGGNVFVLRHALARSGADLALTDLLRRDAIVYAGYSAGACVLAPDLHGLERCDDPRAVLAAYGAPARRDGLALLDYVVVPHIDSPGHPESEVLGTVAELYRAAGTPHQPLRDGQAIVINGGSTEIH